The Deinococcus cellulosilyticus NBRC 106333 = KACC 11606 genome segment AGCTCGGGCAATCGCCACCCGTTGCTGCTGGCCCCCGGAGAGTTGTGCAGGGTACTTCAACGCTTGCTCTCTGATCCCCACCCGGTCCAGCAACTCATACGCTTTGCTCTCTGCCTTTGCTTTGTCCCACTTGCGTACCCTCATCGGGGCCAGCGTGATGTTCTGCAAGACGGTGAGGTGCGGGAACAGGTTGAACTGCTGGAACACCATTCCCACTTCCCTTCTGATCTGGTCGATGTTCTTCACGTCGTTGTTCAGTTCAATCCCGTCCACCACGATCTTGCCGCTCTGGTGCTGCTCCAGGTGGTTGATGGTGCGGATGAACGTACTCTTGCCCGATC includes the following:
- a CDS encoding amino acid ABC transporter ATP-binding protein — translated: MSYQYPARLQNARDIIIADKVNKHYGSYHALRDVSIQVKQGEVVVIIGPSGSGKSTFIRTINHLEQHQSGKIVVDGIELNNDVKNIDQIRREVGMVFQQFNLFPHLTVLQNITLAPMRVRKWDKAKAESKAYELLDRVGIREQALKYPAQLSGGQQQRVAIARA